From a single Meiothermus sp. Pnk-1 genomic region:
- a CDS encoding metallophosphoesterase, producing MRIAVFSDVHGNRFALEAVLEDIQSHHPDALVNLGDQVWGAADPAGAWRLQQSLGAITVRGNTDEFLSKTGPYAELADWLKGQLEPEAPQRLRGFPVTAEVAEGEVVVAHGSLHNPSEALFLRFEGGQSYNASPREMLEQARAFPKARVIVVGHTHREMLQVLEGITFVNAGPVSRQFDGLPLARWVLLEKRGSGWTVAFRRVEYDVEAAARWALEHAPIGEAEAAHLRSGIPR from the coding sequence ATGCGCATCGCGGTGTTTTCGGACGTCCATGGCAATCGGTTCGCGCTCGAGGCAGTGCTGGAGGATATCCAGTCGCACCACCCCGACGCGCTGGTCAACCTGGGCGACCAGGTCTGGGGCGCGGCTGACCCGGCGGGGGCCTGGCGGCTCCAGCAAAGCCTAGGGGCTATCACCGTGCGGGGCAACACCGACGAGTTTTTGAGCAAAACAGGCCCCTACGCTGAACTGGCCGATTGGCTCAAAGGACAGCTCGAACCCGAGGCCCCCCAGCGGCTCAGGGGATTCCCCGTCACCGCCGAGGTGGCCGAAGGCGAGGTGGTGGTGGCCCACGGCTCGCTGCACAACCCCTCGGAGGCGTTGTTTTTGCGTTTTGAGGGTGGCCAGAGTTATAACGCCTCACCCCGGGAGATGCTGGAGCAGGCCCGGGCTTTCCCCAAAGCCCGGGTGATCGTGGTGGGGCACACCCACCGGGAGATGCTGCAGGTGCTCGAGGGGATCACCTTCGTCAACGCGGGGCCGGTTTCGCGTCAGTTCGACGGGCTCCCCTTGGCCCGCTGGGTGCTGCTGGAAAAGCGCGGCTCGGGCTGGACGGTCGCTTTCCGGCGGGTCGAGTACGATGTGGAAGCCGCCGCCCGGTGGGCCCTGGAACACGCCCCCATCGGCGAGGCCGAGGCCGCCCATCTGCGCAGTGGAATCCCGAGGTAA
- the uraH gene encoding hydroxyisourate hydrolase, protein MPRLSTHVLDTYHGAPAAGMTYALYKLPDPGEPYLAASGVTDADGRALLGEDLEAGVYELVFWVGEYFAKRGVVTSEPPFLDTVPLRFGLGEGRYHVPLLCSPWSYTTYRGS, encoded by the coding sequence ATGCCCCGCCTTTCTACCCATGTGCTCGACACCTATCACGGCGCTCCGGCTGCTGGGATGACCTACGCCCTCTATAAGTTGCCTGATCCTGGTGAGCCCTACCTGGCCGCCAGCGGGGTTACCGACGCCGACGGGCGAGCCCTCTTAGGAGAGGACCTCGAGGCTGGGGTCTACGAGTTGGTCTTTTGGGTAGGGGAGTACTTCGCCAAGCGGGGGGTGGTCACCTCTGAGCCGCCTTTTCTCGATACCGTACCCCTTCGCTTTGGCCTGGGCGAAGGAAGGTATCACGTTCCTCTGTTGTGCTCGCCCTGGAGCTACACTACCTACCGGGGGTCTTGA
- a CDS encoding allantoate amidohydrolase → MLRRLAQTVLERCDRLALCTEAAGQITRTFLCPPMREVHRQVRSWMEHAGMQVRLDAVGNLIGTYPAATPEAPKLLIGSHLDTVPDAGRYDGVLGVLLGIALVEALAGRRLRFALEVVGFSEEEGVRFGVPFLGSRAFAGSFEEKLLGITDIAGVSVAQAIRDFGLDPAEIAPAEGEYLGYLEFHIEQGPLLEAEGLPMGIVEAIVGQSRLELEFAGQAAHAGTTPMHLRRDALAGAARFVLEAEGLAREVPGLVATVGQLAVEPGAGNVIPGRARLSLDLRHARDAVRLEALERLGHAAQQIAHERGLGLAVATKLEQPAVPMDAWMQSQLAAAMEESGYPPYRLQSGAGHDAMILAQRMPSAMLFLRSPGGISHNPAEAVWPEDVAAALEVGARFLARLDSSLRG, encoded by the coding sequence ATGCTCCGCCGCCTGGCCCAGACCGTCCTCGAGCGCTGCGACCGCCTCGCCCTGTGCACCGAGGCGGCAGGGCAGATCACCCGTACCTTTCTCTGTCCTCCGATGCGCGAGGTGCACCGGCAGGTGCGAAGCTGGATGGAACACGCCGGGATGCAGGTGCGGCTGGACGCGGTGGGGAACCTTATCGGGACCTACCCCGCGGCCACCCCGGAGGCCCCCAAGCTGCTCATCGGCTCGCATCTGGACACCGTGCCCGACGCCGGGCGCTACGATGGGGTGCTGGGGGTGCTGCTGGGGATTGCGCTGGTGGAAGCTTTAGCAGGCCGGCGGCTGCGCTTCGCCCTCGAGGTGGTGGGCTTTTCCGAGGAGGAAGGGGTGCGCTTTGGGGTTCCCTTTCTGGGCAGTCGCGCCTTCGCCGGGAGCTTTGAGGAAAAGTTGCTCGGGATAACCGACATAGCAGGGGTCAGCGTGGCCCAGGCCATCCGCGACTTCGGCCTCGACCCCGCCGAGATCGCCCCGGCGGAGGGGGAATACCTGGGCTACCTCGAGTTCCACATCGAGCAGGGGCCGCTGCTCGAGGCCGAGGGGTTGCCCATGGGGATCGTGGAGGCGATCGTGGGGCAGAGCCGGCTCGAGCTCGAGTTCGCCGGTCAGGCTGCCCACGCCGGAACTACCCCCATGCACCTGCGCCGCGACGCCCTGGCGGGGGCGGCCCGGTTCGTCCTGGAGGCTGAGGGCCTGGCCCGCGAGGTCCCGGGCTTGGTCGCCACGGTGGGGCAATTGGCGGTGGAGCCGGGAGCGGGGAACGTGATCCCGGGCCGGGCGAGGCTGAGCCTGGACCTGCGGCACGCCCGCGACGCGGTGCGCCTGGAGGCGCTCGAGCGCCTCGGCCATGCTGCCCAGCAGATTGCCCACGAGCGCGGCCTCGGGCTGGCCGTGGCCACTAAACTTGAACAGCCCGCCGTACCGATGGACGCCTGGATGCAATCCCAGCTGGCGGCGGCGATGGAGGAGTCGGGCTACCCCCCCTATAGGTTGCAAAGCGGGGCCGGGCATGACGCCATGATCCTGGCTCAGCGGATGCCCTCAGCGATGCTGTTCTTGCGTAGCCCGGGGGGGATCAGCCACAACCCCGCGGAGGCGGTCTGGCCCGAGGATGTCGCGGCTGCCCTCGAGGTTGGGGCGCGCTTTCTTGCGCGCCTCGATTCGTCGTTGCGCGGCTAG
- a CDS encoding allantoinase, producing MGLDLLVRGGYLVRPEGVARADIGVLDGKIAMIEAEIAEPARTLIEATGRYIFPGLIDVHVHFNEPGRTHWEGFASGSAALAAGGGTLFCDMPLNSHPPVLTRREFDDKLEAARAHSYTDFALWGGLTPDNLEHLEELAEAGVMGFKAFMANSGIPEFRAADDATLYEGMKAAARLGLPVAVHAESDGLTAHLTRQIRGKGGTSARDYLASRPVFTELEAIQRALLLAQETGCKLHLVHISSGSGVALAYQAKARGVDVSLETCPHYLAFSQADLERLGALLKCAPPVRVQEEQELLWSGVLAGKVDLIASDHSPSPPELKEGGDFFALWGGISGVQSTLPVLFSEGYWARGLPLEAISRMTACYPAQRFGFASKGRVAVGFDADLTLVDLEAEFTLDREGLFYRHPQSPYLGRRFKGRVVHTLIRGQTVFAEGKLYPEVRGQLVRPRVRRGLGGSGRIAE from the coding sequence ATGGGGCTAGACTTGCTCGTTCGCGGGGGGTATCTGGTTCGCCCGGAAGGGGTCGCGCGGGCTGATATTGGCGTGCTGGATGGCAAGATTGCCATGATCGAAGCGGAGATCGCCGAGCCTGCCCGCACGCTCATCGAGGCCACGGGGAGATATATTTTCCCCGGCCTGATCGATGTTCACGTGCACTTTAACGAGCCGGGCCGCACCCACTGGGAAGGTTTTGCCAGCGGCTCGGCGGCGCTGGCCGCAGGAGGCGGAACCTTATTCTGTGATATGCCCCTCAACTCGCACCCGCCCGTGCTTACCCGGCGGGAGTTCGACGATAAGCTCGAGGCCGCCCGCGCCCACTCCTACACCGATTTTGCCCTGTGGGGCGGGCTCACCCCGGACAACCTCGAGCACCTCGAGGAACTCGCCGAAGCCGGGGTGATGGGGTTCAAAGCTTTCATGGCCAACTCCGGCATTCCCGAGTTCCGCGCCGCGGACGATGCCACCCTCTACGAGGGGATGAAGGCCGCTGCCCGGCTGGGGTTGCCGGTGGCGGTCCACGCCGAGAGCGACGGGCTCACCGCTCACCTCACCCGGCAGATCCGGGGCAAAGGGGGGACGTCAGCCCGCGATTACCTGGCCTCCCGGCCCGTTTTCACCGAGCTCGAGGCCATCCAGCGGGCCCTGCTGTTGGCCCAGGAGACCGGTTGCAAACTGCACCTCGTCCATATCTCGAGCGGGAGCGGGGTGGCGCTGGCCTACCAGGCCAAGGCGCGCGGAGTGGACGTGAGCCTCGAGACCTGTCCGCACTACCTGGCGTTTAGCCAAGCAGACCTCGAACGCTTGGGCGCGCTGCTCAAATGCGCCCCCCCCGTGCGCGTGCAGGAGGAGCAGGAACTTCTGTGGAGTGGGGTGCTCGCTGGAAAAGTGGACCTCATCGCCTCAGACCACTCGCCCAGCCCCCCCGAGCTCAAGGAGGGGGGCGATTTTTTCGCTCTCTGGGGGGGGATCTCGGGGGTGCAATCCACCTTGCCGGTGCTGTTCAGCGAGGGGTATTGGGCGCGGGGGCTTCCGCTGGAGGCGATCAGCCGGATGACCGCCTGCTACCCTGCGCAGCGTTTTGGCTTTGCCTCAAAGGGCCGGGTCGCGGTGGGCTTCGACGCCGATCTGACCTTGGTGGACCTCGAGGCGGAGTTCACCCTGGATCGAGAGGGGCTTTTTTACCGCCACCCCCAAAGCCCCTACCTCGGACGGCGCTTCAAGGGTAGGGTGGTACACACCCTGATCCGCGGCCAGACGGTTTTTGCTGAGGGGAAGCTTTACCCGGAGGTTCGCGGCCAGCTGGTTCGGCCCCGGGTGCGAAGGGGGTTGGGGGGTTCGGGTAGAATCGCCGAATAG
- the allE gene encoding (S)-ureidoglycine aminohydrolase — protein MQQLGMTRSSYRRDHALITPDTFIRTPLPGWQDSACIVHISPQMGAAFTMYQVELPASGRGEATLAGVERFVYVLEGEILAHLGGKTHSLTQGGYAFFPAGVSHVLEAVGKARLAVYEKPFRPLDGVLAPSVIVGNEADVEGRPLGDDPDLIVRMLLPDQLSYDMAVNTMTFNPGAALPLVEVHVMEHGLLMLQGGGLYRLSDRWYPVAAGDVIYMAPYCPQWFGAIGKQPARYLLYKDANRHPLEQEG, from the coding sequence ATGCAACAGCTCGGTATGACCCGCAGTTCCTATCGGCGCGACCACGCCCTCATCACCCCCGACACCTTCATCCGCACCCCCCTGCCAGGCTGGCAGGATTCGGCCTGTATCGTCCACATATCGCCGCAGATGGGGGCGGCGTTCACCATGTACCAGGTGGAGCTGCCGGCTTCCGGCAGGGGGGAGGCTACTTTGGCGGGGGTCGAGCGCTTTGTGTACGTGCTCGAGGGCGAGATCCTGGCCCATCTGGGGGGAAAGACCCACTCCCTGACTCAGGGGGGCTACGCCTTTTTTCCCGCCGGGGTCTCGCACGTGCTAGAGGCGGTGGGAAAGGCCCGCTTGGCGGTGTATGAGAAGCCCTTCCGGCCGCTAGATGGGGTACTGGCGCCCAGCGTGATCGTGGGGAACGAGGCCGACGTGGAGGGTAGACCGCTGGGCGACGACCCCGACCTGATCGTACGGATGCTCCTCCCCGACCAGCTTTCCTACGACATGGCGGTCAACACCATGACCTTTAACCCCGGGGCCGCGCTCCCGCTGGTGGAGGTGCACGTGATGGAGCACGGCCTTTTGATGCTCCAAGGTGGTGGCCTCTACCGCCTCAGCGACCGTTGGTATCCGGTGGCAGCGGGAGACGTGATCTACATGGCCCCCTACTGTCCGCAGTGGTTTGGGGCCATTGGGAAGCAGCCCGCGCGCTACCTGCTTTATAAAGATGCCAACCGCCACCCGCTTGAGCAGGAGGGCTAG
- a CDS encoding M20 family metallo-hydrolase has translation MNVDIQRLMGEIERLAAFSDAPAPAVTRVLYTPTDLAARAYLKSLFAEADLELREDALGNLFARWVGAEPDLPAVGTGSHTDAIPYAGRYDGVVGVLGGLEAIRALQRAGFRPRRSVELLMFTAEEPTRFGVGCLGSRALSGAWTAEMLERLRDSEGKSLDEARTEAGFSGGLETVRLPEGYYSAFVELHIEQGPLLERENLPLGIVTAIAAPASLVVRLNGQGGHAGAVLMSERRDALLAGAEIALEVERATLATGAPDTVGTTGVFKVHPGAINSIPSRVELGIDLRDIDGVRRDGVVERVVAAVGKICQRRGIDYEVEVLNADPPAQSGEEVVRALEASARELALPYRKMVSRAYHDSLFMARLCPTAMLFIPCKNGWSHRPDEYASPEHIELGVRVLARTLARLAS, from the coding sequence GTGAACGTCGATATCCAGCGCCTAATGGGGGAGATCGAGCGCCTTGCTGCCTTCTCGGACGCGCCCGCTCCCGCTGTGACCCGCGTCCTCTACACCCCCACCGATCTAGCCGCCCGGGCCTATTTGAAGTCGCTTTTTGCCGAGGCGGATCTCGAGCTGCGGGAGGATGCCTTGGGTAACCTCTTTGCCCGCTGGGTCGGTGCGGAACCGGATCTCCCTGCGGTGGGTACAGGCTCCCACACCGATGCCATCCCCTACGCGGGCCGTTACGACGGGGTGGTGGGGGTCTTGGGCGGCCTCGAGGCTATCCGTGCCCTCCAGAGGGCAGGTTTTCGGCCCCGCCGCTCCGTTGAACTCCTGATGTTCACCGCCGAGGAGCCCACCCGCTTCGGGGTAGGCTGCTTGGGAAGCCGCGCCCTCAGCGGGGCCTGGACGGCGGAGATGCTCGAGCGCCTCCGGGATTCGGAGGGCAAGAGCCTGGACGAAGCCCGGACCGAGGCGGGTTTTTCCGGAGGGCTCGAGACGGTGCGCCTCCCCGAGGGTTACTACTCGGCCTTCGTGGAGCTGCACATCGAGCAAGGGCCTCTGCTCGAGCGGGAGAATCTCCCGCTGGGCATCGTCACCGCCATCGCTGCGCCCGCCTCGTTGGTGGTCCGGCTCAACGGCCAGGGTGGACATGCCGGAGCCGTGCTGATGTCGGAGCGCCGGGACGCCCTTTTGGCCGGGGCAGAGATCGCCCTCGAGGTGGAGCGCGCTACCCTGGCCACCGGCGCGCCGGATACGGTGGGTACGACAGGGGTCTTCAAGGTTCACCCCGGGGCCATCAACAGCATTCCCAGCCGGGTTGAGCTAGGGATTGACCTCCGCGACATTGACGGGGTCCGCCGGGACGGGGTGGTCGAACGGGTGGTTGCGGCGGTGGGGAAGATTTGCCAACGCCGTGGCATCGACTACGAGGTAGAGGTGCTGAACGCCGACCCGCCCGCCCAGAGCGGGGAAGAGGTGGTGCGGGCGCTCGAGGCCAGCGCGCGGGAGCTCGCTCTGCCCTACCGAAAGATGGTCAGCCGAGCCTATCACGACTCGCTCTTCATGGCCCGCCTCTGCCCTACCGCGATGCTCTTCATCCCCTGCAAAAATGGTTGGAGCCACCGTCCAGACGAGTACGCTTCGCCCGAGCATATCGAGCTGGGGGTGCGGGTGTTGGCCCGCACCCTGGCGCGCTTGGCGTCGTAG
- the xdhA gene encoding xanthine dehydrogenase small subunit — protein sequence MQPIRFTLNGKEVVLWGVDPHTNLLTWLRQNGFTGSKEGCAEGECGACAVALVRQDAEGRTRYEVVNGCLLLLPMLHAQEVVTVEGIGSPELHPVQAAMLRGGSQCGYCTPGFVVSLFAEYYRPGREGFDLEALSGNLCRCTGYRPIKDAALGLPLPDPEDPFRKRLEEPAPLPEPLEYTQLERRFYRPATLPELFDLLQRHPQARLIAGGTDLVVEANLRHSRWPTLVSLEAIPEMGRIDWGADYLEIGAAVPLSRIEEEIRGKLPLLEELLPLFASRPLRNRATLGGNLATASPIGDSAPALLALGAWVRVASARGQRLIPLDEFFLAYRKTALEGGEVILSVQIPRPFPEIGRFYKVAKRHRDDISTVAGAFALELAGNGTVSRIRIAYGGVAATPVRAKLTEAALVGKPWNLAAVQAASRVLSTEFRPISDHRGSAEYRTAMVAKLLEKFFYESSEVPA from the coding sequence ATGCAGCCTATACGCTTTACCCTCAACGGCAAGGAAGTGGTGCTGTGGGGGGTGGATCCCCACACCAACTTGCTCACCTGGCTGCGCCAGAACGGGTTCACCGGCAGCAAGGAAGGCTGTGCGGAAGGAGAGTGCGGGGCTTGTGCGGTGGCCCTCGTGCGCCAGGATGCCGAAGGCCGTACCCGCTACGAGGTGGTGAACGGCTGTTTGCTGTTGCTGCCTATGCTGCACGCTCAAGAAGTGGTGACCGTCGAGGGCATCGGCTCGCCGGAGTTGCACCCGGTGCAGGCTGCTATGCTCCGAGGGGGATCCCAGTGCGGTTATTGCACCCCGGGGTTTGTGGTGAGCCTGTTCGCCGAGTATTACCGCCCGGGGCGAGAGGGCTTCGACCTGGAGGCCCTAAGCGGCAACCTCTGCCGCTGTACCGGTTATCGCCCTATCAAGGACGCGGCGCTTGGCCTGCCGCTTCCTGACCCGGAGGATCCCTTCCGCAAGCGGTTAGAAGAGCCTGCCCCCCTTCCTGAGCCGCTGGAGTACACCCAGCTCGAGCGCCGCTTCTACCGCCCCGCTACCCTGCCGGAGCTGTTCGATCTCCTGCAGAGGCACCCTCAGGCCAGGCTCATCGCCGGGGGTACCGATCTCGTGGTCGAGGCTAACCTGCGCCACTCCCGCTGGCCCACCTTGGTGAGCCTCGAGGCCATCCCCGAGATGGGGCGGATCGATTGGGGGGCTGACTACCTGGAGATCGGTGCGGCGGTCCCCTTGAGCCGCATCGAGGAGGAAATTCGGGGTAAGCTGCCTCTGCTGGAGGAGCTGCTGCCCCTCTTCGCCTCGCGGCCCTTGCGCAACCGGGCTACGTTAGGGGGCAACCTGGCTACGGCCTCCCCCATAGGGGACTCGGCCCCGGCGCTACTGGCCTTGGGGGCGTGGGTGCGGGTGGCCTCGGCCAGGGGCCAGCGGCTTATCCCTCTCGACGAATTCTTCCTCGCTTACCGTAAGACGGCCCTCGAGGGGGGCGAGGTCATCCTCTCGGTGCAGATCCCTCGCCCCTTCCCGGAGATTGGACGTTTCTACAAGGTTGCTAAACGCCACCGGGACGACATCAGCACCGTGGCGGGGGCCTTTGCGCTCGAGCTGGCCGGAAACGGCACGGTCTCGCGGATTCGCATCGCCTATGGCGGGGTGGCGGCGACCCCCGTCCGGGCGAAGCTCACCGAAGCAGCCTTGGTGGGCAAGCCCTGGAACCTGGCCGCGGTGCAGGCCGCCTCGAGGGTGCTGTCCACCGAGTTTCGCCCCATCAGCGATCACCGGGGTAGCGCCGAGTACCGCACGGCGATGGTGGCCAAGCTGTTGGAGAAGTTCTTTTATGAATCCTCAGAGGTACCGGCATGA
- the xdhB gene encoding xanthine dehydrogenase molybdopterin binding subunit translates to MKIVGQPIPHESAREHVTGRALYTDDLGGRFTNLLHAWPVQSPHAHAKILRLKAEGALLVPGVLHVLTAADVPGHNNVGPVRPDEPLFPEEVMYHAQAVAWVVAESEEAARLGAERVEVEYAPLPATITLEEAINRQSFLNDPLRVRKGEPEQAILEAPHKLKGKLEIGGQEHFYLETQAALAYLDEYGQVMVHSSTQHPSETQAIVAEVLGLPRHRVTVQCLRMGGGFGGKETQANTWAAVAALAAWKTGQPVRVRLNRTQDMTLTGKRHPFMGKFSVGFDDEGRILGLKLELYSDGGWSLDLSEAVLLRALLHCDNAYHIPHLEVVGRVCKTHKTSQTAFRGFGGPQGMVMIEEILDRVARTLGLPPEAVRERNFYREGDTTHYLQPVKDAERIERIWYELKTTSDFAARRQQIAEFNAAHPHKKRGIALTPVKFGISFNAIQYNQAGALVLVYQDGSVLVNHGGTEMGQGVHTKILQIAAHSLGVPLEQVRIAPTRTDKVPNTSATAASTGSDLNGAAVRNACETIKARLAQVAAQRLGVNPQDVVFQEGWVYPLGSPEKAVPFVDIVKAAHAQRVQLWSDGFYRTPGLHFDRAKGQGHPFHYFAYGAAVSEVEVDGFTGQYRLRRVDILHDVGDSLSPLVDLGQVEGGFFQGMGWLTLEELVWDAEGRLVTKGASTYKLPSLADLPEVFNVRFLERATEPGVVYGSKAVGEPPLMLAISVREALKDAVAAFGAGGVVELACPATMEAVYWAIEKVRSRAMVSGD, encoded by the coding sequence ATGAAGATCGTCGGCCAGCCCATCCCTCATGAGAGCGCCCGGGAGCACGTCACTGGCCGGGCCCTCTATACCGATGACCTCGGCGGGCGGTTTACGAACTTGCTCCACGCCTGGCCGGTGCAGTCCCCGCACGCCCATGCCAAGATTCTGCGGCTCAAGGCGGAAGGGGCGCTCTTGGTCCCCGGTGTCCTTCACGTCCTCACCGCCGCTGACGTGCCCGGCCACAACAACGTAGGGCCGGTGCGCCCCGACGAGCCTCTTTTCCCCGAAGAAGTGATGTACCACGCCCAGGCAGTGGCTTGGGTGGTGGCCGAGAGCGAGGAGGCCGCCCGATTGGGGGCGGAGCGGGTAGAGGTCGAATACGCGCCGCTCCCGGCGACAATCACCCTGGAGGAGGCGATCAACCGGCAGAGCTTTTTGAACGACCCTCTTCGGGTGCGCAAGGGCGAGCCCGAGCAGGCTATCCTGGAAGCCCCGCACAAGCTCAAGGGAAAGCTCGAGATCGGAGGGCAAGAGCACTTCTACCTCGAGACCCAAGCTGCCCTTGCCTATCTCGACGAGTATGGCCAGGTGATGGTGCATTCTTCCACCCAGCACCCCAGCGAAACCCAGGCTATCGTGGCCGAGGTGCTGGGCCTACCCCGCCACCGGGTCACGGTGCAGTGCCTGCGGATGGGCGGAGGGTTTGGGGGTAAGGAGACCCAGGCTAACACTTGGGCGGCGGTAGCCGCGCTGGCGGCTTGGAAAACCGGACAGCCGGTGCGGGTGCGGCTCAACCGCACCCAGGACATGACCCTCACCGGCAAGCGCCACCCCTTTATGGGCAAGTTCTCGGTGGGCTTTGACGACGAGGGGAGGATCCTGGGGCTCAAGCTCGAGCTCTACTCCGATGGCGGCTGGAGCCTGGACCTCTCCGAGGCGGTGTTGCTGCGCGCCCTCTTGCACTGCGATAACGCCTACCACATCCCTCACCTGGAGGTGGTGGGGCGGGTTTGCAAAACCCATAAAACTTCCCAGACCGCCTTCCGCGGCTTTGGCGGGCCGCAGGGGATGGTGATGATCGAGGAGATCCTGGACCGCGTAGCCCGTACCTTAGGGCTGCCCCCTGAAGCGGTGCGGGAGCGCAACTTTTACCGCGAAGGGGATACTACCCACTACCTCCAGCCGGTCAAGGATGCCGAGCGGATTGAGCGTATCTGGTACGAGTTGAAGACCACCAGCGACTTTGCTGCCCGCCGTCAACAGATCGCCGAGTTCAACGCGGCGCACCCGCACAAGAAGCGAGGCATTGCCCTCACCCCGGTCAAATTCGGCATCTCCTTCAACGCCATCCAGTACAACCAGGCCGGGGCCTTGGTGCTGGTCTACCAAGATGGCAGCGTGCTGGTGAACCACGGCGGCACCGAGATGGGACAGGGGGTCCACACCAAGATCCTGCAGATCGCCGCACACAGCTTAGGGGTTCCGCTCGAGCAGGTGCGCATCGCCCCTACCCGCACCGATAAGGTGCCCAACACCTCCGCTACCGCCGCTTCCACCGGGAGCGACCTCAACGGAGCCGCGGTCAGAAACGCCTGCGAAACCATCAAAGCCCGCCTGGCCCAGGTCGCGGCCCAGCGCTTGGGGGTAAACCCCCAGGACGTCGTTTTCCAAGAGGGGTGGGTCTATCCCTTGGGGTCTCCGGAGAAGGCTGTACCTTTCGTGGATATTGTCAAGGCCGCGCATGCGCAGCGCGTCCAGTTGTGGTCGGATGGCTTTTACCGCACCCCCGGGCTGCACTTTGACCGCGCCAAGGGCCAAGGCCATCCCTTCCACTACTTCGCCTACGGTGCGGCGGTGAGCGAGGTCGAGGTGGACGGCTTCACCGGCCAGTACCGCTTGCGCCGGGTGGACATCCTGCACGACGTGGGAGACTCCCTCTCGCCCTTGGTGGATTTGGGGCAGGTGGAGGGAGGGTTTTTTCAGGGGATGGGCTGGCTGACCCTGGAAGAGCTTGTCTGGGACGCCGAGGGTCGCCTGGTCACCAAAGGGGCTAGCACCTACAAGCTTCCAAGCCTGGCCGATCTGCCCGAGGTGTTTAACGTGCGCTTCCTCGAGCGGGCTACCGAGCCCGGGGTGGTTTACGGCTCCAAGGCCGTGGGAGAGCCCCCGCTGATGCTGGCTATCTCGGTGCGGGAAGCGCTGAAGGACGCGGTGGCCGCCTTTGGCGCTGGAGGGGTGGTCGAGCTGGCTTGCCCGGCCACCATGGAGGCGGTGTACTGGGCCATCGAGAAGGTGCGCTCGAGGGCGATGGTGTCGGGCGATTGA
- the xdhC gene encoding xanthine dehydrogenase accessory protein XdhC: MRWFEHLAQLVQNKTPVVMVTLLSVRGHAPREAGAKMLVTAEATYGSIGGGNLEQTAIARAREILLGQGNPALVVLTARLTEKAAGEFGVQCCGGEVEVLLERVDPARAAVAIFGVGHVGLALARILSLLPIELYLIDSRAELMSSERLYPVMLGEAQVQVRQLPILDGAVGELPAGTHLVIMTHDHAEDLYVLEMALRRADLGYIGLIGSRAKWARFRQKLLEQGFSEEDLARVSCPIGLPGVPGKSPEAIAIATAAQLMGRLGLEADWSDPPLPKTSSARL; encoded by the coding sequence ATGCGCTGGTTCGAACATCTGGCTCAGCTCGTCCAGAACAAGACGCCCGTGGTCATGGTCACCTTGCTCTCGGTGCGGGGACATGCCCCGCGCGAAGCCGGGGCTAAGATGCTGGTCACGGCGGAGGCTACCTATGGCAGCATCGGCGGGGGAAACCTCGAGCAGACCGCTATCGCCCGAGCGCGGGAGATCCTCCTGGGGCAGGGGAACCCGGCTTTGGTGGTCCTGACGGCGCGCCTTACCGAAAAAGCAGCGGGCGAGTTTGGGGTGCAGTGCTGCGGGGGAGAGGTAGAGGTTTTACTCGAGAGGGTGGATCCGGCCCGAGCGGCGGTCGCGATCTTTGGGGTGGGGCATGTGGGGTTGGCCCTGGCCCGGATTCTCTCGCTGCTGCCCATCGAGCTATACCTGATAGATTCCCGGGCGGAGCTGATGTCCTCCGAGCGTTTGTACCCGGTCATGCTGGGAGAGGCCCAGGTCCAGGTGCGCCAGCTACCCATCCTCGACGGGGCCGTGGGCGAGCTGCCGGCGGGGACCCACCTGGTCATCATGACTCACGACCACGCCGAGGATCTGTACGTCCTTGAGATGGCCTTGCGCCGGGCTGATTTGGGGTACATAGGGCTGATCGGGAGCCGGGCGAAGTGGGCGCGTTTTCGACAAAAGCTCCTCGAGCAAGGGTTTTCCGAGGAGGATCTGGCCCGGGTGAGCTGCCCCATCGGCTTGCCGGGGGTTCCTGGAAAGTCGCCGGAGGCTATCGCCATCGCCACCGCCGCCCAGCTGATGGGCCGGTTGGGCCTGGAGGCTGACTGGAGCGACCCACCCCTGCCCAAAACCTCTTCGGCAAGGCTATGA